One genomic window of Manihot esculenta cultivar AM560-2 chromosome 16, M.esculenta_v8, whole genome shotgun sequence includes the following:
- the LOC110603487 gene encoding putative transcription factor bHLH041 isoform X1, giving the protein MDTVFSLLINEADRAGYLRSLMQSFGCNYICVWFDMPQPNHHLYFLDGYYHEENNQPGSSSGSLARRLFDEYRQENFLPVNNRVPGMAFVNNQPYRELSESELQRMASVTVQQRFYQEARIKTAVFMGCRNGEIEMGWSSGMTQINMENAIRSLFSEDIPHQQSPLRELSQAIDPNRPSSSSSSLRSLSMDSPDSSPFLFNIPITSHFSEIPQETPSLQPIQSTSSAIQRVLQSLQQVKNTTNPLRQTMQLQPAQSSTIPLQPAVPSLQPMPSPTRSHQAALQAFALTRNVHLPSQESEDAAMTRAILAVLTSPSSSTSSITPNPPSNYRENQRTSAFKNYLTPTRPMSQSLRKQSMLKRAITYYRSLNIARREHMVASRPTSTQLHHMISERRRREKINESFEALRKLLPPEAKKDKASVLTRTRDYLTSLKAQIDELSKRNQQLEAQIKQLPEKEVAQDAFQSSSNERVEVQVTNISESTSEEQRIIDLRVVLRGEYPIQDMVIRILEFLNQVNNVNAMSLEANTRTTESRSLNLVALRLKIEGQGWTLKKKCRSKANQFILKQTDPIP; this is encoded by the exons ATGGATACCGTGTTTTCGCTTCTCATCAATGAAGCAGACCGTGCCGGCTATCTTCGATCGCTGATGCAGTCTTTTGGCTGCAATTACATTTGTGTTTGGTTCGACATGCCTCAACCAAACCA CCATTTATACTTTCTGGATGGATATTACCACGAAGAAAACAATCAACCAGGCTCTTCGTCGGGAAGCTTAGCTCGGAGGCTTTTTGATGAATATCGGCAAGAAAACTTCTTGCCTGTAAATAA CCGTGTTCCCGGAATGGCTTTCGTAAATAATCAACCCTATAGAGAGTTAAGTGAATCTGAACTTCAAAGAATGGCATCTGTTACTGTGCAGCAGCGATTCTATCAG GAAGCGAGGATCAAG ACTGCAGTGTTCATGGGGTGCAGAAATGGGGAGATTGAAATGGGCTGGTCCAGTGGGATGACTCAA ATTAACATGGAAAACGCGATCAGGAGTTTGTTTTCAGAAGACATTCCTCATCAGCAATCTCCACTGAGAGAACTTTCGCAAGCGATTGATCCAAACAGGCCttcatcatcttcctcctcGTTGAGATCACTATCCATGGATAGCCCAGATAGCTCTCCTTTTTTGTTTAATATTCCAATTACATCTCATTTTTCAGAAATCCCTCAAGAGACTCCCTCATTGCAACCAATTCAAAGCACATCAAGTGCGATCCAACGAGTCTTGCAATCTTTGCAGCAAGTAAAAAATACAACTAACCCACTTCGACAAACCATGCAATTGCAGCCAGCACAAAGCTCAACTATCCCACTACAACCAGCCGTGCCATCTTTGCAGCCTATGCCGAGCCCAACTAGATCCCACCAAGCAGCCTTGCAAGCATTTGCCTTGACAAGAAACGTTCATTTACCATCCCAAGAGAGTGAAGATGCTGCAATGACAAGAGCCATTCTGGCAGTTCTAACTTCTCCTTCATCTTCTACTTCTTCAATAACCCCTAACCCACCTTCCAATTACCGGGAAAACCAAAGAACTAGTGCTTTCAAGAATTATCTGACCCCCACAAGACCAATGAGCCAAAGTTTACGCAAGCAAAGTATGCTTAAAAGGGCAATCACTTATTACAGAAGCTTAAATATTGCGAGACGGGAACATATGGTGGCAAGTCGTCCTACAAGCACTCAGTTGCACCACATGATATCAGAGCGCAGAAGGCGTGAAAAGATCAATGAAAGCTTTGAAGCATTGAGAAAACTTCTCCCTCCAGAAGCCAAG AAAGACAAAGCATCAGTGCTTACTCGAACAAGGGATTATTTAACCTCGTTGAAAGCTCAAATCGACGAGCTTAGCAAGAGAAACCAGCAATTAGAGGCACAAATAAAGCAACTACCGGAGAAAGAAGTTGCACAAGATGCCTTTCAGTCCTCATCAAATGAAAGAGTTGAAGTCCAGGTAACAAATATCTCTGAATCAACATCAGAAGAACAAAGAATCATCGACCTTCGAGTTGTACTAAGAGGAGAATATCCTATTCAAGATATGGTGATTCGGATTCTGGAGTTCTTAAACCAAGTTAATAACGTGAACGCGATGTCTTTAGAAGCCAACACGCGTACAACAGAATCAAGATCCTTGAATCTTGTAGCCTTGAGACTGAAAATTGAG GGGCAAGGCTGGACCCTAAAGAAAAAATGCAGGTCAAAAGCTAATCAGTTCATTCTTAAGCAGACCGACCCAATACCGTAG
- the LOC110603487 gene encoding putative transcription factor bHLH041 isoform X2 yields the protein MDTVFSLLINEADRAGYLRSLMQSFGCNYICVWFDMPQPNHHLYFLDGYYHEENNQPGSSSGSLARRLFDEYRQENFLPVNNRVPGMAFVNNQPYRELSESELQRMASVTVQQRFYQEARIKTAVFMGCRNGEIEMGWSSGMTQINMENAIRSLFSEDIPHQQSPLRELSQAIDPNRPSSSSSSLRSLSMDSPDSSPFLFNIPITSHFSEIPQETPSLQPIQSTSSAIQRVLQSLQQVKNTTNPLRQTMQLQPAQSSTIPLQPAVPSLQPMPSPTRSHQAALQAFALTRNVHLPSQESEDAAMTRAILAVLTSPSSSTSSITPNPPSNYRENQRTSAFKNYLTPTRPMSQSLRKQSMLKRAITYYRSLNIARREHMVASRPTSTQLHHMISERRRREKINESFEALRKLLPPEAKKDKASVLTRTRDYLTSLKAQIDELSKRNQQLEAQIKQLPEKEVAQDAFQSSSNERVEVQVTNISESTSEEQRIIDLRVVLRGEYPIQDMVIRILEFLNQVNNVNAMSLEANTRTTESRSLNLVALRLKIEGEEWDESAFQEAVKRVVSGLAQ from the exons ATGGATACCGTGTTTTCGCTTCTCATCAATGAAGCAGACCGTGCCGGCTATCTTCGATCGCTGATGCAGTCTTTTGGCTGCAATTACATTTGTGTTTGGTTCGACATGCCTCAACCAAACCA CCATTTATACTTTCTGGATGGATATTACCACGAAGAAAACAATCAACCAGGCTCTTCGTCGGGAAGCTTAGCTCGGAGGCTTTTTGATGAATATCGGCAAGAAAACTTCTTGCCTGTAAATAA CCGTGTTCCCGGAATGGCTTTCGTAAATAATCAACCCTATAGAGAGTTAAGTGAATCTGAACTTCAAAGAATGGCATCTGTTACTGTGCAGCAGCGATTCTATCAG GAAGCGAGGATCAAG ACTGCAGTGTTCATGGGGTGCAGAAATGGGGAGATTGAAATGGGCTGGTCCAGTGGGATGACTCAA ATTAACATGGAAAACGCGATCAGGAGTTTGTTTTCAGAAGACATTCCTCATCAGCAATCTCCACTGAGAGAACTTTCGCAAGCGATTGATCCAAACAGGCCttcatcatcttcctcctcGTTGAGATCACTATCCATGGATAGCCCAGATAGCTCTCCTTTTTTGTTTAATATTCCAATTACATCTCATTTTTCAGAAATCCCTCAAGAGACTCCCTCATTGCAACCAATTCAAAGCACATCAAGTGCGATCCAACGAGTCTTGCAATCTTTGCAGCAAGTAAAAAATACAACTAACCCACTTCGACAAACCATGCAATTGCAGCCAGCACAAAGCTCAACTATCCCACTACAACCAGCCGTGCCATCTTTGCAGCCTATGCCGAGCCCAACTAGATCCCACCAAGCAGCCTTGCAAGCATTTGCCTTGACAAGAAACGTTCATTTACCATCCCAAGAGAGTGAAGATGCTGCAATGACAAGAGCCATTCTGGCAGTTCTAACTTCTCCTTCATCTTCTACTTCTTCAATAACCCCTAACCCACCTTCCAATTACCGGGAAAACCAAAGAACTAGTGCTTTCAAGAATTATCTGACCCCCACAAGACCAATGAGCCAAAGTTTACGCAAGCAAAGTATGCTTAAAAGGGCAATCACTTATTACAGAAGCTTAAATATTGCGAGACGGGAACATATGGTGGCAAGTCGTCCTACAAGCACTCAGTTGCACCACATGATATCAGAGCGCAGAAGGCGTGAAAAGATCAATGAAAGCTTTGAAGCATTGAGAAAACTTCTCCCTCCAGAAGCCAAG AAAGACAAAGCATCAGTGCTTACTCGAACAAGGGATTATTTAACCTCGTTGAAAGCTCAAATCGACGAGCTTAGCAAGAGAAACCAGCAATTAGAGGCACAAATAAAGCAACTACCGGAGAAAGAAGTTGCACAAGATGCCTTTCAGTCCTCATCAAATGAAAGAGTTGAAGTCCAGGTAACAAATATCTCTGAATCAACATCAGAAGAACAAAGAATCATCGACCTTCGAGTTGTACTAAGAGGAGAATATCCTATTCAAGATATGGTGATTCGGATTCTGGAGTTCTTAAACCAAGTTAATAACGTGAACGCGATGTCTTTAGAAGCCAACACGCGTACAACAGAATCAAGATCCTTGAATCTTGTAGCCTTGAGACTGAAAATTGAG GGAGAAGAATGGGACGAGTCTGCCTTCCAGGAAGCAGTAAAAAGGGTTGTTTCTGGCCTGGCACAGTGA
- the LOC110603487 gene encoding putative transcription factor bHLH041 isoform X3, whose translation MDTVFSLLINEADRAGYLRSLMQSFGCNYICVWFDMPQPNHHLYFLDGYYHEENNQPGSSSGSLARRLFDEYRQENFLPVNNRVPGMAFVNNQPYRELSESELQRMASVTVQQRFYQTAVFMGCRNGEIEMGWSSGMTQINMENAIRSLFSEDIPHQQSPLRELSQAIDPNRPSSSSSSLRSLSMDSPDSSPFLFNIPITSHFSEIPQETPSLQPIQSTSSAIQRVLQSLQQVKNTTNPLRQTMQLQPAQSSTIPLQPAVPSLQPMPSPTRSHQAALQAFALTRNVHLPSQESEDAAMTRAILAVLTSPSSSTSSITPNPPSNYRENQRTSAFKNYLTPTRPMSQSLRKQSMLKRAITYYRSLNIARREHMVASRPTSTQLHHMISERRRREKINESFEALRKLLPPEAKKDKASVLTRTRDYLTSLKAQIDELSKRNQQLEAQIKQLPEKEVAQDAFQSSSNERVEVQVTNISESTSEEQRIIDLRVVLRGEYPIQDMVIRILEFLNQVNNVNAMSLEANTRTTESRSLNLVALRLKIEGQGWTLKKKCRSKANQFILKQTDPIP comes from the exons ATGGATACCGTGTTTTCGCTTCTCATCAATGAAGCAGACCGTGCCGGCTATCTTCGATCGCTGATGCAGTCTTTTGGCTGCAATTACATTTGTGTTTGGTTCGACATGCCTCAACCAAACCA CCATTTATACTTTCTGGATGGATATTACCACGAAGAAAACAATCAACCAGGCTCTTCGTCGGGAAGCTTAGCTCGGAGGCTTTTTGATGAATATCGGCAAGAAAACTTCTTGCCTGTAAATAA CCGTGTTCCCGGAATGGCTTTCGTAAATAATCAACCCTATAGAGAGTTAAGTGAATCTGAACTTCAAAGAATGGCATCTGTTACTGTGCAGCAGCGATTCTATCAG ACTGCAGTGTTCATGGGGTGCAGAAATGGGGAGATTGAAATGGGCTGGTCCAGTGGGATGACTCAA ATTAACATGGAAAACGCGATCAGGAGTTTGTTTTCAGAAGACATTCCTCATCAGCAATCTCCACTGAGAGAACTTTCGCAAGCGATTGATCCAAACAGGCCttcatcatcttcctcctcGTTGAGATCACTATCCATGGATAGCCCAGATAGCTCTCCTTTTTTGTTTAATATTCCAATTACATCTCATTTTTCAGAAATCCCTCAAGAGACTCCCTCATTGCAACCAATTCAAAGCACATCAAGTGCGATCCAACGAGTCTTGCAATCTTTGCAGCAAGTAAAAAATACAACTAACCCACTTCGACAAACCATGCAATTGCAGCCAGCACAAAGCTCAACTATCCCACTACAACCAGCCGTGCCATCTTTGCAGCCTATGCCGAGCCCAACTAGATCCCACCAAGCAGCCTTGCAAGCATTTGCCTTGACAAGAAACGTTCATTTACCATCCCAAGAGAGTGAAGATGCTGCAATGACAAGAGCCATTCTGGCAGTTCTAACTTCTCCTTCATCTTCTACTTCTTCAATAACCCCTAACCCACCTTCCAATTACCGGGAAAACCAAAGAACTAGTGCTTTCAAGAATTATCTGACCCCCACAAGACCAATGAGCCAAAGTTTACGCAAGCAAAGTATGCTTAAAAGGGCAATCACTTATTACAGAAGCTTAAATATTGCGAGACGGGAACATATGGTGGCAAGTCGTCCTACAAGCACTCAGTTGCACCACATGATATCAGAGCGCAGAAGGCGTGAAAAGATCAATGAAAGCTTTGAAGCATTGAGAAAACTTCTCCCTCCAGAAGCCAAG AAAGACAAAGCATCAGTGCTTACTCGAACAAGGGATTATTTAACCTCGTTGAAAGCTCAAATCGACGAGCTTAGCAAGAGAAACCAGCAATTAGAGGCACAAATAAAGCAACTACCGGAGAAAGAAGTTGCACAAGATGCCTTTCAGTCCTCATCAAATGAAAGAGTTGAAGTCCAGGTAACAAATATCTCTGAATCAACATCAGAAGAACAAAGAATCATCGACCTTCGAGTTGTACTAAGAGGAGAATATCCTATTCAAGATATGGTGATTCGGATTCTGGAGTTCTTAAACCAAGTTAATAACGTGAACGCGATGTCTTTAGAAGCCAACACGCGTACAACAGAATCAAGATCCTTGAATCTTGTAGCCTTGAGACTGAAAATTGAG GGGCAAGGCTGGACCCTAAAGAAAAAATGCAGGTCAAAAGCTAATCAGTTCATTCTTAAGCAGACCGACCCAATACCGTAG
- the LOC110604291 gene encoding uncharacterized protein LOC110604291: MESIFSKFHSVVINSLISQKVPSPIFPGRQLRVISPFSPSRTSISLTLRMAHSTQNPVPQQQKVILPNKHGEKLVGLLHDTGSKEIVVLCHGFRSTKENETMVNLAVALENEGISAFRFDFAGNGESEGSFAYGNYWREADDLRAVVEHFSGANRVVSVILGHSKGGDVVLLYASKYCNIPAVVNVSGRYDLNKGIEERFGKDFMEKIKQEGFIDVKNKTGSLDYRVTLESLMDRLNTDMHKACTLIDKDCRVFTVHGSADEIIPVEDALEFAKIIPNHKLQIIEGANHSYTSHQAELVSAVLNFIKETLQQDKGTPS; this comes from the exons ATGGAatctattttttcaaaatttcattCAGTGGtcataaattcattaatttcccAAAAGGTCCCATCACCCATATTTCCTGGTCGCCAGTTACGCGTCATCTCGCCCTTCTCTCCGAGTCGGACCTCCATCTCCTTAACACTGAGGATGGCTCACTCCACCCAAAATCCAG TTCCTCAGCAGCAGAAAGTCATTTTACCAAACAAACATGGCGAAAAACTTGTGGGCTTATTACATGATACTGGATCTAAGGAGATTGTTGTCTTATGCCATGGTTTTCGCTCCACTAAG GAAAATGAAACCATGGTGAACCTTGCTGTTGCATTAGAAAATGAAGGAATCAGTGCTTTCCGTTTTGACTTTGCTGGAAATGG AGAAAGTGAAGGTTCTTTTGCATATGGTAATTATTGGAGAGAGGCTGATGATTTACGTGCTGTAGTTGAACACTTCTCTGGAGCAAACCGTGTTGTAAGTGTGATTCTTGGGCATAGTAAAG GAGGGGATGTGGTGCTCCTATATGCTTCAAAATATTGCAATATCCCTGCCGTAGTCAATGTTTCTGGTCGTTATGATTTGAATAAAGGCATTGAGGAACGGTTTGGGAAAGACtttatggaaaagatcaagCAAGAAGGGTTCATTGATGTTAAGAACAAAACAG GAAGTCTTGATTATCGTGTGACTCTGGAAAGTTTGATGGATCGCCTGAATACAGATATGCATAAAGCATGCACTCTGATTGATAAAGACTGCAG GGTCTTCACTGTCCATGGATCTGCTGATGAAATCATTCCTGTGGAAGATGCATTAGAGTTTGCCAAGATCATACCTAATCACAAGTTACAGATCATAGAAGGAGCTAATCATTCATACACTTCACACCAAGCTGAGTTAGTCTCTGCTGTTTTGAACTTCATAAAGGAAACCTTACAGCAGGACAAGGGTACCCCTAGCTAA